The genomic region GTCTTATTACCAGTAGCTCTATACGTTCTTTATCAATTTTATGAAATATGCCCAATATTTACATTATATTCTTGGATAGCAGTAATTTCCATAGTAATAGGAACTCTACTCCTGCTCAGATAATAGGTTATATTGAGGAAGAAAACGGAATAGTAATGCTAGGTTTGTTCTTAATACCTTTGACGCTTCTAGTCGAGGCTAGCGTATTTCTGGATGTGCTAGGCTTAGTAGTAATTTCTTCCCTCCTTATATTCGAAAAGAGAGAGCACAAGGCTTTAGAAGAACTGAAAGGATAAGATAAAGCACTTTTTATTATCTGATAAGGGAATCCCTCCCTATCCTAGTGCTTTCTGCTCTTACTACATATTTTTCTGACTTTCTTCCTCGCCCCCTGGAAGGGGCTAGGCTTTAAATCTTTTGTAAACTTTTCCCATATAAAGAAATAGCAAGGCTTTAGAAGTTCTAAAGGAATTAATAATTTGGGAGGCAAAGTAGTTTGAGGGCAAAGTTATCTTTACCACTAGACCTAGAGAAAGATTAGAGGAAATTTACGATAGGGAAGAAGAGATTAAGCAATTAGTTGAGCTACTAAAGAAAAACGAATGGGTAGCACTACTTGGTTCAAGAATGAGTGGAAAAACTAGCCTAGCTAAAGCTGTGTCACACTCCTTAGATTCTAGAGTAGTATACGTTGATTTAATAAAGAGCAAGAATTTGCTAGACGTTTTAACAAGAATTTATCAAGCAATTCCCCCGACGTGATCTCTAGAATTAAGGAAAATTTTAGTTTCATAGGATTAGGTCCAGTGAAAGTAAAAATCAAACAAAAAATTACTCCAAAAATTGAGGAATTGATAAAATCCTTATGTGATAAAAGGACTACACTAATACTAGACGAAATCCAAGACGTTAAAGCTGGAATAAACTACCTAATCCTTGTTTTTCATAGACTATTAAATACATGCCCAAATCTTTCAATTATATTTACAGGGTCAGAAATAGGATTAATGAAAACTTTATTAGAGCAAAAGGGAGAACAACTGTTAGCTGGGAGAAATCCGGTTAAGATTACTTTAAAACCGTGGGATTACGAAACTGCTAAGGAATACCTTAAGTTGGGATTAGAAGAATGTGGAGTAGCTTACTCTGATAAAGAAATACATGAGGCCCTATCCATTTTAGGTACATTAGTAGGTTAGTTAAACTTTTACGGAGTTAACAGATGCGTTAAACCTCATGAAGATGCATTAAAGGAAAGTTTATAAGAAGCAATAAGTATTGCTCTAAGCGAACTAAAAAATGCTGCAGATAAGAAGTGGAAAATAAAAGCACTGAAATTAATGTCTACTGGAGCTACTTGGAGTGAACTATTCGAAAAATCGAGAGTTTCTACTGAAACTTTATCAAATTTTCTAGACAAGTTAGAGAGACTGTACATCATTGAAAAGGTAGAGAAAAATTACGTGATTTCTGATCCAGTACATAAGAGAGCCGCATTAAGATTATGAGATTACGTACATCTATTTTAGGAAGAATTTTTAACTTTAAATATACAATTTTAAGTAAAAAAGCTAAAAATCACTTGAATTTCTTCTTGATAATCAACACGGACAATACTAAGATTATTATAATTATACCTCCAATTTCTATATACGTGAATATATTGGAAGTATGAGAGACTACAGCTTCGTAAGTCCTCTGTAACTGTAAAATTTCCACGAAAGTTAATGGAGCTTTACCGTTAGTATTATTAACTTTTCCGCTAAATATATTCTCGTATGATTGTAAAATATTATTAGATTTATTATATGCATAATATCCATGAATATAATAATAATGAAAAGGATTAAGGCATAGAGCAGTAAAGGTAATGTTAAGAATGTCTCCCTTGCAATAAACTATTGATGTACCGTTATATTTTACTACTTTACCACTCGTAATATTTTCGTTTAAAATAACTATGCTATAATTACCGCTCGAAATATTTATTGGTAAATAATAAGGTATAAGCATTGTAGAGGAATTTGTAAAATAGAATTTGATACATATCTTACTGTTATTCTCATTAAGTACATAATAATAGGAATTGTAAATATGTAAATTAAATAAACTTGTTATATTAGGATTTATAGACGAAGCTAATGTTGCTAATGATTTATTGCAAACTATAAAATTTTCACTTACACTTACATTATGTTCACTTATCTTTATAGTTGTGTTACCATAAGCTCTAAAATAAGTTGTAACAAGATAATGAACTTCATAGCTTCCTGAGTAATTTATTGTATAATTAGATGATGCTAAAAGTGGAGCAAAAAGTGATAAAATAACTGCAACAAAAAATACGCTAATAAAGATGACACGCAACATAATGACCACTTTTAATTTCCTTCAACTCAGGTTCCTTCTCCTTGCATATTGGCATAGCAAATGGGCATCTATTATAGAATACACAACCTTTCGGCTTATCTAAGAGAGGTACAACTTCGCCTTTAATCTTAGGTTCTGGAACCTTGGCGTTAGGGTCGGGTCTAGGTATTGCTTCAATTAGAGCTTGAGTATAAGGATGCATCGGGTTCTTTATAATCTCCTCTGAGGACGCCATTTCTACTACTTTTCCGCTATATAAGACCATTATTCTATTCGATATATAACTAGCAATTGCGATATCGTGAGTTATAAATAAGATTGAAAGATTATTTTCCTTTCTTGCATTATCAAGTATTTCAAGAATCTGACCTCTTGTAGATGCATCTAACATAGATATGGGTTCATCAGCTACTATGAACTTTGGCTTTAATACCAGCGCCCTAGCAATAACTACTCTCTGCCTTTGACCGCCAGAAAGCTCATCCGGCATTTTTGAGGCAAAGGTTTCCGGAGGAGTTAATTTAACCTGAGCTAAAGCTTTATAAACGATTTCCTCTTCTTCTTCCCTACTTTTTACTAGCTTATGCACTCTTAATCCTTCTGCAACCGCTTCGTATACACTCATCCTTGGATCTAAAGCACCATAGGGGTCTTGCTGTATTAATTGAAAATACCTTCTTAAATGTCTTAATTTACTTTCTTTCATTTTAGTTACATCAATATTGCCCCAAAATATCTTTCCTTCATTAATTTCTATTAGCTTTAATACTGCTCTACCTAAAGTCGTTTTCCCAGAGCCGCTCTCTCCTATTAATCCTAGAGTTTCTCCAGGTTGAACTGAAAATGAGACTCCGTTAACTGCATAAAGATAAACTCTTCCAAAAAGCCCTCTACTTAAGGGATACCTTACCCATAAATTCTCTACAGTAATTACATCATGATCAAATTTTAATTCATCAATAAGATTTTTATTTAGCATCTTTCCTCACCGCATGACAATATACGAGCCTGTCATCTATTTGAACAGGCTCAGGAAATTCCTCCTTACATATATCCATTGCAAGGGGACATCTAGGGTAAAAAGGACAACCCTTTATTTCTTTAGTTAAATCCGGAGGATCGCCTTTAATATAACTAATGTGAACCGGCTTACCGTTACTAATATCTGGTACTGAAGAGAGTAAACCTTGAGTATAAGGATGAAGAGGATTCTTAAACATTTTTTCACTGCTTCCTATTTCCATTATTCTACCTGCATACAATGTCATTAATTTATTCGCTAGTCCTGCTACTACAGCTATATCGTGAGTTATATATATTAATATTCTCGATGCACTAATTACCTTATTTCTTAGTAAATTTAATACTCTAGCTTGATTTATAACGTCTAAAGCAGTGGTAGGCTCATCCGCTATTACTACTTCAGGGTTTAATAACAATGCGGAAGCAATTACTACCCTTTGCCTTTGACCGCCAGAAAGCTCATCTGGGTACTTAAAGAAAACGTCTTCCGGTAAATTAAGATCCTTAAATAAAGATAAAACTCTATTAACAGCTTCTTCTTCGCTTACTCCTTCGTGCTCCATTATGATCTCCGTTAATTCCTTTCCTACCCTTTTGATTGGATTAAGTGCATTCATTGAATACTGCGGAATAATTGAGATTTTTTTCCACCTTATTTTAGTCCTAAATTCCTTTTTACTAATAGCTAATAGATCCAGATTATCTAGCATTATTTTTCCTTTAACTTCCGCAGTATCTGGTAACATTCTCATAATTGCGCTAGCTAATGTAGTCTTTCCAGAGCCAGTTTCACCTATTATTCCTAAAACATCACCCTTGTCCAAGGAAAAGCTTACGTCGTTTATTGCATTTACCTTAATTTTTTTACCCATACTATACTTGACGTAAAGATCAATGACTTGAAGCATACTAACTAACACCTGTTTTTACTCTATATCTCTCTAATATAGCCTCTCCTAAGTAGAATAACGAGATCCCTAAGAGAACTAACGCTAAAGCAGGAGGAAGTACCCACCACCACGCAAAGGAAGGAGCGCTAGCTATAACGCCTTGTGCATAACCTAGCATATTACCCCATGTAGGAAATTCTGTTGTTTGAATTCCTATTCCCAAGAAGTCTAGCGTACTCTCAGTGTAAACTACTGCAGTAACATCTAAAGTAAGCTGAGCAAATATAATAGGTAGCAAGTTAGGAAATATGTGCTTTCTTAAAACTTGCAAGTTAGACTCTCCTAAAGCTCTAGCTGCTTCAATAAAAGCTTTAGATCTAACAACGTAAGTTTCTCCTCTAATTACTCTAGCAGTTATTGGCCAAGATAAAGTTGTTATTATACCTGCTAATATAACGGGCCTATACGTGTTAAGAAATTGTGGGTCATAAAGACTCAAAACTTCCACTATTAATAGAATTATTATTAATCCTGGCAATAAAAGTACAAAGTCAGTTGTAGAAACTAATACCATATCCCTTATTCCGCCGTAGTACCCGGCTAAGATACCTACTACTGCACCTATGGCGACTACTGCTAAACCTGCTAAGCCTGCTAATTCCAGGTCAAATACTCCTCCTTTAACAAATTCCGCAAAAACATTAGCACCGTTTACATCAGTCCCAAATATTCCATAAATACTACCTAA from Acidianus ambivalens harbors:
- a CDS encoding ABC transporter ATP-binding protein, producing the protein MLNKNLIDELKFDHDVITVENLWVRYPLSRGLFGRVYLYAVNGVSFSVQPGETLGLIGESGSGKTTLGRAVLKLIEINEGKIFWGNIDVTKMKESKLRHLRRYFQLIQQDPYGALDPRMSVYEAVAEGLRVHKLVKSREEEEEIVYKALAQVKLTPPETFASKMPDELSGGQRQRVVIARALVLKPKFIVADEPISMLDASTRGQILEILDNARKENNLSILFITHDIAIASYISNRIMVLYSGKVVEMASSEEIIKNPMHPYTQALIEAIPRPDPNAKVPEPKIKGEVVPLLDKPKGCVFYNRCPFAMPICKEKEPELKEIKSGHYVACHLY
- a CDS encoding ABC transporter ATP-binding protein, which codes for MLQVIDLYVKYSMGKKIKVNAINDVSFSLDKGDVLGIIGETGSGKTTLASAIMRMLPDTAEVKGKIMLDNLDLLAISKKEFRTKIRWKKISIIPQYSMNALNPIKRVGKELTEIIMEHEGVSEEEAVNRVLSLFKDLNLPEDVFFKYPDELSGGQRQRVVIASALLLNPEVVIADEPTTALDVINQARVLNLLRNKVISASRILIYITHDIAVVAGLANKLMTLYAGRIMEIGSSEKMFKNPLHPYTQGLLSSVPDISNGKPVHISYIKGDPPDLTKEIKGCPFYPRCPLAMDICKEEFPEPVQIDDRLVYCHAVRKDAK